One Pongo pygmaeus isolate AG05252 chromosome 10, NHGRI_mPonPyg2-v2.0_pri, whole genome shotgun sequence genomic window carries:
- the LOC129010828 gene encoding taste receptor type 2 member 50, giving the protein MVTFLHIFFSILILVLFVLGNFANGFIALVNFIDLVKRKKISSADQILTALAVSRIGLLWALLLNWYLTVLNPAFYSVELRITSYNAWVVTNHFSMWLAASLSIFYLLKIANFSNLIFLHLKRRVRSVILVILLGPLTFLVCHLLVANMDESMSAEEYEGNMTGKLKLRNTVHLSYLTVTTLWSFIPFTLSLISFLMLICSLCKHLKKMQLHGEGSQDLSTKVHIKALQTLISFLLLCAIFFLFLIISIWNPRRLQNDPVVVVSKAVGNIYLALDSFILIWRTKKLKHTFLLILCQIRC; this is encoded by the coding sequence ATGGTAACttttctacacatttttttttcaattctaatATTGGTTTTATTTGTTCTCGGAAATTTTGCCAATGGCTTCATAGCACTGGTAAATTTCATTGACTTGGTGAAGAGAAAAAAGATCTCCTCAGCTGACCAAATTCTCACTGCTCTGGCAGTCTCCAGAATTGGTTTGCTCTGGGCATTATTATTAAATTGGTATTTAACTGTGTTGAATCCAGCTTTTTATAGTGTAGAATTAAGAATTACTTCTTATAATGCCTGGGTTGTAACCAACCATTTCAGCATGTGGCTTGCTGCTAGCCTCAGCATATTTTATTTGCTCAAGATTGCCAATTTCTCCaaccttatttttcttcatttaaagagGAGAGTTAGGAGTGTCATTCTGGTGATACTGTTGGGGCCTTTGACATTTTTGGTTTGTCATCTTCTTGTGGCAAACATGGATGAGAGTATGTCGGCAGAAGAATATGAAGGAAACATGACTGGGAAGCTGAAATTGAGGAATACAGTACATCTTTCATATTTGACTGTAACTACCCTATGGAGCTTCATACCCTTTACTCTGTCCCTGATATCTTTTCTGATGCTAATCTGTTCTCTGTGTAAACATCTCAAGAAGATGCAGCTCCATGGAGAAGGATCTCAAGATCTCAGCACCAAGGTCCACATAAAAGCTTTGCAAACTCTGATCTCCTTCCTCTTGTTATGTgccattttctttctattcctaatCATTTCGATTTGGAATCCTAGGAGGCTGCAGAATGACCCAGTTGTCGTGGTTAGCAAGGCTGTTGGAAACATATATCTTGCATTAGACTCATTCATCCTAATTTGGAGAACCAAGAAGCTAAAAcacacctttcttttgattttgtgtCAGATTAGGTGCTGA
- the LOC129010825 gene encoding taste receptor type 2 member 20, with protein sequence MMSFLHIVFSILVLVAFILGNFANGFIALTNFIAWVKRQKISSADQIIAALAVSRVGLLWVILLHWYSTVLNPTSSSLKVTIFVSNAWAVTNHFSIWLATSLSIFYLRKIVNFSRLIFHHLKRKAKSVVLVIVSGALFFLVCHLVMENTYINVWTKEYEGNVTWKIKLRNAMYLSNLTVATLANLIPFTLTLISVLLLIYSLCKHLKKMQLHGKGSQDPSTKIHIKALQTVTSFLILLAIYFLCLIISFWNSETQLKELVLMLCQAVGIIYPSFHSFILIWGNKTLRQTFLSVLWQVTCWSKGQNQSTP encoded by the coding sequence ATGATGAGTTTTCTACACATTGTTTTTTCCATTCTAGTACTGGTTGCATTTATTCTTGGAAATTTTGCCAATGGCTTTATAGCACTGACAAATTTCATTGCCTGGGTCAAGAGACAAAAGATCTCCTCAGCTGATCAAATTATTGCTGCTCTGGCGGTCTCCAGAGTTGGTTTGCTCTGGGTAATATTATTACATTGGTACTCAACTGTGTTGAATCCGACTTCATCTAGTTTAAAAGTAACAATTTTTGTTTCTAATGCCTGGGCAGTAACCAATCATTTCAGCATCTGGCTTGCTACTAGCCTCAGCATATTTTATTTGCGCAAGATCGTCAATTTCTCCAGACTTATTTTTCATCACTTAAAAAGGAAGGCTAAGAGTGTAGTTCTGGTGATAGTGTCGggggctttgttctttttggtttgtCACCTTGTGATGgaaaacacatatataaatgtgtggACAAAAGAATATGAAGGAAACGTAACTTGGAAGATCAAATTGAGGAATGCAATGTACCTTTCCAACTTGACTGTAGCCACTCTAGCAAACTTGATACCATTCACCCTAACCCTGATATCTGTTCTGCTGTTAATCTACTCTCTGTGTAAACATCTGAAGAAGATGCAGCTCCATGGCAAAGGATCTCAAGATCCCAGCACCAAGATCCACATAAAAGCTCTGCAAACTGTGACCTCCTTCCTCATATTACTTGCCATTTACTTTCTGTGTCTAATCATATCGTTCTGGAATTCTGAGACGCAACTGAAAGAACTTGTCTTAATGCTTTGCCAAGCTGTTGGAATCATATATCCATCATTCCACTCATTCATTCTGATTTGGGGGAACAAGACACTAAGGCAGACCTTTCTTTCAGTTTTGTGGCAGGTGACTTGCTGGTCGAAAGGACAGAACCAGTCAACTCCATAG